One Aegilops tauschii subsp. strangulata cultivar AL8/78 chromosome 7, Aet v6.0, whole genome shotgun sequence genomic window carries:
- the LOC109749050 gene encoding disease resistance protein RPM1 isoform X1, which produces MSTDAERAAAEKAEADKKAAEDAAAATKAAASAWPTGGLFPEDYLFKRKQLVRLWIAEGFIEERGESTLEEVAEGYLKELIDRNMLQLVERNGFGRMKKFRMHDILRELAVDLCHKNCFGVTREANCGGYVEMDGRRLVLHKLNKDIQQSFSSIHRLRTIVTLDNNMPSFTLLLLLCKESRYMTVLELRGLPIKTIPEAIGDLFNLRHLGLRNSKVKMLLRSIEKLSNLLTLDLFASGIHDLPSGIVKLKKLRHLFVEKVIDPYWKGFQCSSGMYIPNGLGKLTNLQTLQALEAQDDSLRHLGELRQLRSLRLLNVKQMHCGRIGESLLQMRCLSNLYVNASDENEVLLLNVLLPSLQKLSLRGRLAEGALDESPLFQAVGGQNLYSLILFWSQLREDPLPSLSQLSNLTSLQFTRAYNGEQLTFLMGWFPKLKILYLTDLPNLNRLEIQQGAMASLEKLFLVNLNNMTEVPPGIEFLIPLKYLALYEITSDFLTLLRQCSAIRGTRWAYSLRD; this is translated from the exons atgtccaccgacgccgaacgtgccgccgccgagaaagctgaagctgacaagaaggccgccgaggacgccgctgctgccaccaaagccgcggcctctgcatggcctactggagg CTTATTTCCAGAAGACTATCTTTTCAAAAGGAAACAACTTGTACGGTTATGGATAGCAGAGGGGTTCATCGAGGAGAGGGGTGAAAGCACATTAGAAGAAGTGGCAGAAGGCTATCTGAAGGAGTTGATTGACAGGAACATGCTACAACTAGTTGAGAGGAATGGATTTGGTAGGATGAAGAAATTCAGAATGCATGATATTTTACGTGAATTGGCCGTTGATTTGTGCCACAAGAACTGTTTTGGTGTTACACGTGAGGCTAATTGTGGGgggtatgttgagatggatggaCGTCGATTGGTATTGCATAAATTAAACAAGGATATTCAGCAGTCATTTTCTAGTATACACAGACTTCGAACTATTGTTACACTGGACAACAACATGCCATCATTCACTCTACTACTTCTGCTATGTAAGGAGTCAAGATATATGACTGTGCTAGAATTAAGGGGTCTACCCATCAAGACAATTCCAGAAGCTATTGGAGATCTTTTTAATCTCCGCCATTTGGGTTTGCGTAACTCAAAAGTGAAGATGCTCCTGAGGTCTATTGAGAAGCTTTCAAATTTGTTGACACTGGACCTTTTTGCATCTGGCATACATGACTTGCCTAGTGGGATTGTGAAACTGAAGAAGCTTAGGCACTTGTTTGTTGAGAAAGTAATTGATCCATATTGGAAAGGGTTTCAATGTAGCAGTGGTATGTATATCCCCAATGGTCTTGGAAAGCTAACAAACTTGCAGACGCTTCAAGCATTGGAAGCACAAGATGATTCTCTTAGACATTTAGGGGAGCTGAGGCAACTGAGAAGCTTGAGGTTATTGAATGTGAAGCAAATGCATTGTGGACGCATCGGTGAGTCTCTACTTCAGATGCGGTGTTTGTCCAACCTATACGTGAATGCAAGTGATGAGAACGAGGTTCTCCTGTTAAATGTCCTCCTGCCAAGCTTGCAGAAGCTATCTTTGAGAGGACGGCTAGCGGAAGGGGCGTTGGACGAATCTCCTCTCTTTCAAGCTGTTGGGGGGCAGAACTTGTATTCATTGATTCTATTTTGGTCGCAGCTCAGAGAAGACCCCCTGCCATCCCTTTCTCAGCTGTCAAACTTGACTAGTCTACAGTTCACGAGAGCATACAACGGAGAGCAGCTCACATTTCTCATGGGGTGGTTTCCCAAACTGAAGATTCTTTATTTAACAGACCTGCCTAATCTGAATCGGCTAGAAATACAACAAGGTGCCATGGCAAGCCTGGAAAAATTATTCTTAGTCAACCTCAACAACATGACAGAGGTCCCACCTGGCATTGAGTTCCTCATTCCCCTTAAGTACCTAGCCTTGTACGAAATCACCAGTGACTTCTTGACCTTGCTGCGCCAATGTTCTGCAATTCGAGGGACGCGGTGGGCCTATTCGCTCCGAGATTGA
- the LOC109749049 gene encoding protein STRICTOSIDINE SYNTHASE-LIKE 10-like, translated as MASGTRGVAAATISLAVLLLIFCFPPSTAAAAGVPSIDATRTRHLPLPRGLLRGPESVAFDAKGQGPYSGVSDGRVLKWNGDKLGWSTYTYNPDYSSEACTASLLRPETATEGHCGRPLGLRFHLKSGYLYVADAYKGLMRVAPGGGEATVLVTEVDGVPLRFTNGVDIDQVTGEVYFTDSSRNYNRSQHEMVTRTGDSTGRLLRYDPRTGKAVVLQADITYPNGLSISADRTHLIISSTGPCKLLRYWIKGSKAGTMELFADLPGYPDNVRPDKKGGYWVALHREKAELPFGVDSHLLALRIDADGKIIEEMRGPKGVRPTEVVERKGGRLFMGSVKLHYVSVVMRK; from the coding sequence ATGGCGAGCGGCACGCGGGGTGTCGCCGCGGCGACTATCTCTCTCGCCGTACTGCTCCTAATCTTTTGCTTCCCGCCCAGCACTGCCGCGGCCGCCGGCGTCCCCAGCATCGACGCCACGCGGACGCGCCACCTGCCGCTGCCACGCGGGCTGCTGCGCGGCCCGGAGAGCGTCGCCTTCGACGCCAAAGGCCAGGGTCCATACAGCGGCGTGTCCGACGGCCGCGTGCTTAAGTGGAACGGCGACAAGCTCGGCTGGTCGACGTACACCTACAACCCCGACTACAGCAGCGAGGCGTGCACGGCGTCTCTCCTTCGCCCGGAGACTGCCACCGAGGGCCACTGCGGCCGGCCGCTCGGTCTGCGGTTCCACCTCAAGTCCGGGTACCTCTACGTGGCCGACGCCTACAAGGGACTCATGCGGGTCgcgccgggcggcggggaggCCACTGTGCTTGTCACGGAGGTTGATGGCGTGCCTCTCCGCTTCACCAACGGGGTGGACATCGACCAGGTAACCGGCGAGGTCTACTTCACGGACAGCTCCAGGAACTACAATAGGTCACAGCATGAGATGGTGACAAGAACCGGAGACTCGACGGGTCGGCTACTGAGGTATGACCCACGGACAGGAAAGGCCGTCGTGCTCCAGGCCGACATCACTTACCCCAATGGCCTCTCCATCAGCGCTGATCGAACACATCTAATCATCTCATCGACCGGGCCGTGTAAGCTGCTACGATACTGGATCAAGGGCTCCAAGGCGGGCACCATGGAGCTATTCGCCGACCTCCCAGGTTATCCAGACAATGTGAGGCCCGACAAGAAAGGAGGATACTGGGTGGCACTGCACCGTGAGAAGGCTGAGCTCCCCTTTGGCGTTGATAGCCACCTGCTAGCATTGAGGATCGACGCCGATGGAAAAATAATCGAGGAGATGCGGGGACCGAAGGGTGTGAGGCCAACCGAGGTGGTGGAGAGGAAAGGTGGCAGACTGTTCATGGGATCCGTCAAGCTTCACTATGTGTCCGTCGTCATGCGCAAATAG
- the LOC141026872 gene encoding uncharacterized protein, which produces MDWAAHTTHIRAQLERAQQRLKKQADRNRTERQFQVGEQVLLKLQPYVQRSVVRRPCAKLAFKFYGPYTVIEKIGLLVYKLDLPASSRVHSVFHVSQLKPFTPDYTPVYAEVPRVPDLSVSSSEPTQLLERRMMKRGNAAIVQVKVQWGDGSPPATTWEDYEVLRQRFPTAAIWTTLRFALDVQWPQSDYA; this is translated from the exons ATGGACTGGGCGGCGCACACAACCCACATCCGCGCCCAGCTGGAACGCGCCCAGCAGCGCCTCAAGAAGCAGGCCGACCGCAATCGCACGGAGCGCCAATTCCAGGTGGGCGAGCAAGTTCTGCTGAAGCTGCAGCCTTACGTCCAGCGCTCCGTCGTCAGACGACCCTGTGCCAAGCTCGCCTTCAAGTTCTACGGGCCGTACACCGTCATCGAGAAGATCGGCCTCTTGGTGTACAAGCTCGATCTGCCGGCGTCCAGCCGTGTGCATTCGGTCTTCCACGTCTCCCAACTGAAGCCGTTCACGCCGGACTACACGCCGGTGTACGCGGAGGTACCTCGAGTGCCGGATCTGTCCGTATCATCTTCTGAACCCACGCAACTACTGGAGCGGCGCATGATGAAGCGGGGCAATGCAGCCATTGTGCAGGTCAAGGTGCAGTGGGGTGATGGCTCGCCTCCGGCCACAACGTGGGAAGATTACGAGGTTCTTAGACAGCGCTTTCCAACAGCAGCAATTTGGACGACGCTGAG ATTTGCATTGGATGTCCAGTGGCCTCAATCAGATTACGCGTGA
- the LOC109749050 gene encoding disease resistance protein RPM1 isoform X2 gives MAEIVILLAVKKIGNALANGAANKASAHFAKYGTQLLELQGSMNRVVRELRVMHDVLCQMDIRNRNNQVYEGWLEEVRKVAHVMEDMVDEYLYLVGREHDIGCCFYLKKGFRKPRSLLSLNQIAFKVKEIEKDLMHLSETKNRWVPMIINGDTSSSNYIVKRSQDLANISRSLDKEDLVGVDKNREKLGRWLAGDDLECSVIALLGMGGLGKTALAANVYRKEREKFHYHAWVSISQTYSREDVLRSIIKELFRDKVSVLSNIAAMDITCLEETLKKFLEEHKCLIILDDVWTPEAFNDLSRALIHNDMGSRLVITTREGVVAALASRGRILTLEALPEDKAWDLFCKKAFPRDRNHECPAELRPLSEEIVNKCKGLPLVIVLVGSLLHVRDKTMEEWRRINVQLNWELINNSSLDHIRNVLKFEMGSRPM, from the coding sequence ATGGCAGAGATTGTGATTCTACTAGCCGTTAAAAAGATCGGAAACGCCTTGGCAAATGGAGCAGCGAACAAGGCCAGCGCACATTTTGCGAAGTATGGGACACAGCTACTAGAGCTACAGGGCAGCATGAATCGTGTTGTGAGGGAGCTTCGCGTGATGCATGATGTTCTCTGTCAAATGGACATTCGAAATCGCAACAATCAAGTATACGAGGGATGGTTGGAGGAGGTACGGAAAGTAGCACATGTGATGGAGGACATGGTGGATGAGTACTTGTATCTAGTTGGTCGGGAACATGATATAGGTTGTTGCTTTTACCTGAAAAAAGGGTTTAGAAAACCAAGATCTCTTCTTTCTTTGAACCAGATAGCTTTCAAGGTGAAGGAAATAGAGAAAGACCTTATGCACCTGTCAGAGACAAAAAACCGTTGGGTTCCCATGATAATCAATGGCGATACTAGTAGCTCGAATTACATTGTCAAGAGGTCCCAAGATCTAGCAAACATTTCACGTTCCCTTGATAAAGAAGATCTAGTGGGGGTGGATAAGAACAGAGAAAAACTAGGGCGGTGGTTGGCAGGTGATGATTTGGAATGCTCTGTGATAGCGTTGTTGGGGATGGGAGGGCTTGGTAAAACAGCTTTAGCTGCAAATGTCTACAGGAAGGAAAGAGAGAAATTCCATTACCATGCCTGGGTCTCCATCTCTCAAACTTATTCAAGAGAAGATGTCTTGAGGAGTATAATCAAGGAACTTTTCAGAGATAAAGTCAGTGTTCTATCTAACATTGCGGCCATGGACATAACATGTCTTGAAGAGACATTGAAGAAATTTCTGGAGGAACATAAGTGTTTGATCATATTGGATGATGTTTGGACACCAGAAGCATTTAATGACTTGTCTAGGGCACTTATTCATAATGATATGGGCAGCAGACTGGTAATAACAACAAGGGAAGGCGTTGTTGCTGCACTTGCTTCTCGAGGGCGTATCTTAACACTGGAAGCTTTACCAGAAGATAAGGCATGGGATCTCTTTTGTAAGAAAGCCTTCCCAAGAGATAGAAATCATGAATGTCCTGCGGAGTTGAGGCCTTTGTCTGAGGAAATAGTAAACAAGTGCAAAGGCTTGCCTCTTGTTATTGTGTTAGTTGGAAGCCTCTTGCATGTGCGTGATAAAACTATGGAAGAATGGAGAAGAATAAATGTCCAATTGAATTGGGAGCTGATTAACAATTCGAGTCTCGATCACATAAGGAATgtgctgaaatttgagatgggctctaggcccatgtag